The Spea bombifrons isolate aSpeBom1 chromosome 7, aSpeBom1.2.pri, whole genome shotgun sequence genomic interval TAAAGTTGCTTATGTTGTTGACTGCTTCAGGCAGACTTTGTAAGGGTTGGAGACGTTAGAGATCTTAAGGACATGAAGCTGACCagataatgctggttctgccatATGATGGATTAAGACCCTCTGGGGTCCCTAGGCATGCGAACGGACCTTGCCTCAGTTGTCATGTAACCCCAAATCACGAGCCTTCCCCCATAGCCTACACAGGGCACTGGTGTATTAGCTCACTCTTGTCCCCCCGAGGTGGCACCAGCCACTCTGTGCCAAAGATGGggaaggagaaggaagagaCGTTCAGAATATGAAATTGATTGGATAATGCTGCCTCTGCCACGGTCTGCCACCATCTCAGCCCCCATGTGCGGGATGCAGGTTTGGGGTTCTGTGCGGGTTGCAGGGTTTGGGTTCTGTGCAGGATGCAGGGTTTGGGTTCTGTGCCGGATGCAGTGTTTGGGTTCTGTGCCGGATGCAGGGTTTGGGTTCTGTACGGGTTGCAGGGTTTGGGTTCTGTGCCGAATGCAGGGTTTGGGTTCTATGCAGGTTTGGGTTCTGTGCCGGATGCAGGGTTTGGGTTCTGTGCGGGTTGCAGGGTTTGGGTTCTGTGCTGGATGCAGGGTTTGGGGTTCTGTGCAGGTTGCAGGGTTTGGGTTCTGTGCCGGATGCAGGGTTTGGGTTCTGTGCAGGATGCTGGGTTTGGGTTCTGTGCCGGATGCAGGGTTTGGGTTCTGTGCAGGATGCAGGGTTTGGGTTCTGTGCCGAATGCAGGGTTTGGGTTCTGTACGGGTTGCAGGGTTTGGGTTCTGTGCCGGATGCAGGGTTTGGGTTCTGTGCGGGTTGCAGGGTTTGGGTTCTGTGCCGGATGCAGGGTTTGGGTTCTGTGCAGGATGCTGGGTTTGGGTTCTGTGCCGGATGCAGGGTTTGGGTTCTGTGCAGGATGCAGGGTTTGGGTTCTGTGCCGAATGCAGGGTTTGGGTTCTGTACGGGTTGCAGGGTTTGGGTTCTGTGCCGGATGCAGGGTTTGGGTTCTGTGCGGGTTGCAGGGTTTGGGTTCTGTGCGGGTTGCAGGGTTTGGGTTCTGTGCCGGATGCAGGGTTTGGGTTCTGTGCAGGATGCTGGGTTTGGGTTCTGTGCCGGATGCAGGGTTTGGGTTCTGTGCAGGATGCAGGGTTTGGGTTCTGTGCCGAATGCAGGGTTTGGGTTCTGTACGGGTTGCAGGGTTTGGGTTCTGTGCCGGATGCAGGGTTTGGGTTCTGTGCGGGTTGCAGGGTTTGGGTTCTGTGCGGGTTGCAGGGTTTGGGTTCTGTACGGGTTGCAGGGTTTGGGTTCTGTGCGGGTTGCAGGGTTTGGGTTCTGTGCCGGATGCAGGGTTTGGGTTCTGTGCGGGTTGCAGGGTTTGGGTTCTGTGCAGGATGCAGGGTTTGGGTTCTGTGCAGGATGCAGGGTTTGGGGTTCTGTGCGGGTTGCAGGGTTTGGGTTCTGTGCCGGATGCAGGGTTTGGGTTCTGTGCGGGTTGCAGGGTTTGGGTTCTGTGCAGGATGCAGGGTTTGGGTTCTGTGCAGGATGCAGGGTTTGGGTTCTGTGCAGGATGCAGGGTTTGGGTTCTGTGCAGGATGCAGGGTTTGGGTTCTGTGCCGGATGCAGGGTTTGGGTTCTGTACGGGTTGCAGGGTTTGGGTTCTGTGCTGGATGCAGGCTTTGGGTTCTGTGCGGGTTGCAGGGTTTGGGTTCTGTGCTGGATGCAGGGTTTGGGTTCTGTACGGGTTGCAGGGTTTGGGTTCTGTGCTGGATGCAGGGTTTGGGTTCTGTGCGGGTTGCAGGGTTTGAGTTCTGTGCAGGATGCAGGGTTTGGGTTCTGTGCAGGATGCAGGGTTTGGGTTCTGTACGGGTTGCAGGGTTTGGGTTCTGTGCGGGTTGCAGGGTTTGGGTTCTGTGCTGGATGCAGGGTTTGGGTTCTGTGCGGGTTGCAGGGTTTGAGTTCTGTGCAGGATGCAGGGTTTGGGTTCTGTGCGGGTTGCAGGGTTTGGGTTcctattgtttattgttttatatagtgccatcatattcagtagcgctgtacaatggggggTTCTGTCCAGGTTTGGGTTCTGGGTTGGATGAAAGCTTTGGGTATCTGGGCTGGATGCTGAGGATGCAGAGCAGGAGAGGCTCAGGCGTCactcactgggagggagggagattggtggaggaggaggagaggcaGAAGGAGGGGGCTCTGGGAACAGAAGCAGGAGCTGAGGCTGACACAGACTGTGACTAGCGGAGCGTTCTGCAGCATGCAGCGCAGCGTCTTGCTCTGCGCCCGGGGACCCTCGCACTGCAGGAGCTGCAGCCACTGACCACGGGCAGCCCCAGGGAGGCCCAACCAAGACCTGCCAGCCGCACACAGGGGGCATGATTTGGGGACTGGATGTGACTGTCCTGAGCATCTCGTGATCTGCAGAATGACAGCCATGAAGGAGCAGCCTGCAATGAGCAGGGCCAACCCCCCCCAGGAGCAGGTACCTCTCCTCATCGCATTACTAGAACCTCACCCGCtggtatacacacatactcacatgtATACGCACAACCACCTGTACATACACACTCGCTGCGCACATACACTCAACTCCACGCACACACTCACCTTCACgtacacacatactcatctgGATACGCACACTCACTCGTCACTGTACTCACATTCATCTCCATGTATGCACACCAGCctgtacacacacattcacacaccatGTTAACACGCTCTGCATACACATAGCCCCTTGTATTCACACACATATCTTTGCTTGTGCTACACTGGTATTCCTTGTGATAGAAACATACGCAGCTTTCACAGCCTTATGCAggttaatgaaaataattttatataaccCATGTGAGCataatgtatgtaagtgtgtgatcACACGTGATATGCACCATTTATTCATTGTGGACGTGTGCACATTGTATGTTTATGAATATACGTGTGCTTATTTATGTGCAACCATTTCACATATGTTAAGTATAAGCATGTCTGCCGGACCATGAAATACTTGTACATGAATAGCACACGCTATGCAAGATGATGAATTAGTGGGCATGTCAGTTGTTATTTAATGGTTCAAATTCGTCTccgaattatttgttttttcgtTAGTTTCGCCTCTCAGTTATTTAGTGTTGAGTTAACTCAGCCTCTGAGTAATTTGGTCTTGTGTTAATTCCGCCTCTGAGTAGTTTGGTCTTGTGTTAGCTCCGCCTCTGAGTAATTTGGTCTTTTGTTAATTCCGCCTCTGAGTAATTTGGTCTTCTGTTAATTCCGCCTCTGAGTAATTTGGTCTTGTGTTAGCTCCGCCTCTGAGTAATTTGGTCTTTTGTTAATTCCGCCTCTGAGTAATTTGGTCTTCTGTTAATTCCGCCTCTGAGTAATTTGGTCTTCTGTTAATTCCGCCTCTGAGTAATTTGGTCTTGTGTTAGCTCCGCCTCTGAGTAATTTGGTCTTTTGTCAGCTCCTCCTCTGAATGATTTGCAATTTGTGTTCTAAGGTTTGCTGTGGTTCGCTCTAATGCTGCCACTACAGAAAATTATTGCCCCACGATTTATCCTGACTGAGGCACTGATGGGACCTGGGCATATTGACTGACATGTAAAAAGTGAACCTCTCAGGGTATTTACTTACATTAAAGATCTCGTATTTAGCTAATAACTGTGCTGTTTCTTTACATCATAGCACTAATTCATTACATTCTGAGCAGATACCTATACAGAGGCCTGGAATTTTCCACTTGTCACTTGCTTATGAGAAGAAAGGAAACAGTACAGTGTAACAAATTAGATTTTTCCCATATACATTCTTGCGttcttttggtttattaaacaGTTACATGTAACACAGCATATACCCTGCTCAGCTGTATTTTATTGCATATCATGCTATAATAATCTCTGTTAATAAAGTGTTATATGGCAGCAGCTACAACATCATATTCAATAGGTCCTTAGCAGACGTATATCATCCTATAGGCCTCTGCTGGCTATATGGTACCCTGCTGCTTGCTACATGCTCTTTATTGTTCTGTGATGAGGTTTAGCCTATTCTATATGTACCCATATGTACCGTATATATGTGTGGGGCGGCTGTTGTTCTGTAGGTTGTCCCCCAGTGTCCATATTGCCAACTGTACTGTTTTTCTCAGGATTTGTCCCGGGAAGTAGCCAGTTGCTGGTGTTGGGTGctgggccagttggggaaatCACAGATCTCCCTTTAACTGGCCCAAAATGAAGGGAGCCCTAACACTGTGTTCTGGCAGTTGATGCTGTGcacaggatatgacatcatatctcagcacTCAGCATGGAAGCCACACATCCTCCGAGGGAGCACTGAAGCAGAGATCTGAGAAacaggccttgcgctcccaccacaagagtttaagaagaaaaaagcagAGAGAGAAAGTTAAGAGATGGGGATAATGGCAGCGCTaaagagaaatgagagagaaaaaaggaggggagacaatgagaaaaaaaaacagataggGATAGATAAAGAATAGGCAAgataaggagaaagaaaagagataaagaggatgatgagaaagagtgtgtttgtatttttaaaatgtgtgtatgttagggtAAGTGAGCCTAAAGACAAGTAGGTATGTGGCTGCAAAAGGTAAGTGTGagccagtatgtgtgtgtaaggacaaacatgaatgtgtatgtatgcgtgtaCAGGTAGATGTTTGTAAGGCCTCCCTCTATCCAGCCCAAAATCAATGGGGCGGGAGGTCTGTTCATACATACCTACAtatcct includes:
- the LOC128501600 gene encoding keratinocyte proline-rich protein-like; the encoded protein is MPPVCGWQVLVGPPWGCPWSVAAAPAVRGSPGAEQDAALHAAERSASHSLCQPQLLLLFPEPPPSASPPPPPISLPPKPKPCILHRTQTLQPAQNPNPASSTEPKPCNPHRTQTLQPVQNPNPASCTEPKPCILHRTQTLQPAQNPNPASSTEPKPCNPYRTQTLHPAQNPNPATRTEPKACIQHRTQTLQPVQNPNPASGTEPKPCILHRTQTLHPAQNPNPASCTEPKPCILHRTQTLQPAQNPNPASGTEPKPCNPHRTPNPASCTEPKPCILHRTQTLQPAQNPNPASGTEPKPCNPHRTQTLQPVQNPNPATRTEPKPCNPHRTQTLHPAQNPNPATRTEPKPCIRHRTQTLHPAQNPNPASGTEPKPSILHRTQTLHPAQNPNPATRTEPKPCNPHRTQTLHPAQNPNPATRTEPKPCIRHRTQTLHPAQNPNPASGTEPKPSILHRTQTLHPAQNPNPATRTEPKPCIRHRTQTLQPVQNPNPAFGTEPKPCILHRTQTLHPAQNPNPASCTEPKPCIRHRTQTLQPAQNPKPCIQHRTQTLQPAQNPNPASGTEPKPA